The genomic interval CGAATGAGGCTGGCAAGTCCACGTGGTTCGCGGCCCTCTACGCGGGGCTCGTGGGTCGCAGGGTTAGCCGAGGCCGCGGAACGCGCACACAGACGGAGTTCCGCCGTCGGCACAAGCCGTGGACGGGTTCGCAATGGCGCGCCGGAGTGGTGGTCGAGCTTGCTTCGGGGCAACGCCTGCAGATCGGCCACGATCTGTCGACCGGTGACGTCACCATCAAGGACCTCACCAATGACCGGCTCACATCTGTCCCGCGACTCGAGAGTCAGCTTGGCCTTTCGCTGAGTACCGACGGCGGTTTCGATGGTGCGCGACTGCTCGGGCTCAACCGCGAGTCGGCGCGATCCACAATGTTCGTCGCGCAGGCTGACATCCTCGCCGTCCTGCGGAATGTCGACGAGCTGCAAGAGTATCTGCAGCGCGCGGCGACATCGACGCGCGCCGACACCACCGCAGAACAGGCGCTCGAGTGGGTCGCAGAACTGCGCAGCGCGCGCGTCGGCAGCCCGCACGTCGGAAATCGACCGCTGAGGGCGACCGCGGCGGCCCTGGAAGCAGCGCGCAGTCGTCACGCCGACGCGTTGGATGCTCGCCACCGATTCCGCGCGCTTCACCAGAGCGTGGCGACGCTCGAAGCTGATGTCGCTGCAGTCGAGAGGGAGCTCACTGAGATCGCCCTCCACATCGAGTGGGCGGCGATCGATGAGCTAGGCGGGCGCATCGGCCGCGCACGACAGTGGACTGACGAGGCCGCAGCGCTGCTCGCCGAGGGTGAGCCGGCCGCAGACGATCTGGTGGCCCGTGTGACGACGGCCGTTGAGGGTTTCAAGTCGCGCGGAGATGAACCGGCGCCGCCGACCGGTCCGGATGCTGCGACCCTGCAGGTGGAGATCTCGAACTTGCCAGAGATGCCTGAAGGACCACGGCGTCCAGAGCCGCGCGCAACCGAATCGCTGCGTGCGCTGAACGAGGCAGAAGCTGCGCGCGACACTCTTCTGGTCACGGCACCGCCCGAACCGGTGGTCGCCGAAGTCGCGGGAGCCAGCTCTGAGCAGCTGCGCATGCTCGCCGACAGGCTCACGGCCGTCGCGGCACCCGAGCCGCCGGGTTTACGTGCGCAGATCGACGAGCTACGCGCGAAGGTGGATGCCGATCGTGCTGCACACTCGAGCCGCCGGGCCGCGTACGAGCGGGCTTCAGAACAATACAGGCGCACCCAGGCGCGATATGAAGCGGAGCGATCGGAGTATGACCGCGCACTAGACGCGTACAGCTCAGAAGCGACCGCCTATCGCGATGAGCGTGCGCGGTACGACGAGGTCCGTGCACGTAATGAAGTACGGCAGCGCGCCCACGAGAATGCCGCGCGGACGGCAGAAGCGAGTGTGAGCGCTGCCAAGCGAAAGCGGTCGGCGGGTCTTGCGATTCTGGTCGGCGGGGCGGTGGGCTTGGTGATTGGCGTCGTCCTGGCAGTCATCGGACTGCTGCCTGTCGGCATCGCGATCGGCGCGCTCGGGATCGCGGGCGGCGTGACGGGGGTCGTGCTCGCACGGCGTACCGACGATCAAGCAGCCGCCATCGGTGCGGAACTCGAGCCGCTGCCGTCCGTACGCTCAGAGCCCCGCCCCCCTACGCCCCCCTCTGCGCCCGAGCCGTTCACTTTGGCCGCGCCCGGTGATGCACCCGAGGCGCCGCCGGCATTGGCAACCGCATTGACCGAACTCGACCGGTGGGAAGAGTCGGTTCGATCCATCACCTCAGCAAGACACGAGTCCGAGGCGGCGACGAGCCGCCTCGGGTTGCCCGCCGACCCGCAGCAACTCCGTGCACTGGCGCGAGCGCTCGATGATCGGGATGCCGCAACTCTTCGCTCTGCCGAGCACACACGTCGGTTGAGGGAAGCATCGGAGAAGGTCGCCACGGCCGCGCGCACGCTCGCGAGCGCGAGTGGAGCAGAGCCGACAGAAGAACCGGCAGCTGCCCGCAGGGAGTTCGCTCGGTACGAGGCGGATTGTGCCGAGCGAGACGGCCTAGCACGCGAGGCCGAGCGTCGCATCGATCTTGAGCGCGCGCTCACCGAGCGTCGCGAACGAGAAGAAGCGCACGCCCGTGCGCACACGACATGGCTCCAGGCGGCGGCGGCACTCAGCGAGGCGGCGCAGCATGTGGGTGTTGCAGGCGACGATGCCCTGCCGGCGGTCGAGTCGTGGCTTCAAGAGCAACGGCGTCGCTACGATGTGAGGTCGGCCACGGCCGCCGTTCAAGCCCGACTCGATCAGCTTCTAGAGGGCGCCACGATCGAACAGCTCGAGGAACAGCGCACCGCCCGTGCGAGCGCTGCCGGTGCACGCCCCGCCCAGCTGATGCTCGTGACCCACTCGCAGCGCAGCGGTGTCGAAGCGAAACGCGACAAGGTAAGAGAAGAGCTCGCCAACATCCACGGGCGCATCCGCGAGACAGCGAAGACTCTGACTTCCATCCCTGAGGCGATCGAAGCCGAGGCACGAGCTGAGTCCGCAGCGGCCGCCGTCCAGAATCTCGATTCGTACCTGGCGCTCGCCCAGACCCATCTCGAGATCGCCAAGGATCGTGCGCATGCCGACATCGCACCCGTGCTCGCCTCGACGATCCGTCCCTGGGTACCGAGGGTGACGGATGGTCGGTTCGTCGATGTCGATATCGACGTCGACACTCTTATGCTGCGAGCCGTGGAGCAGAGCGGCCGCATGAAGGACGCGGACGTGCTTTCACACGGAACGATGGAGCAGCTCTTCCTCCTCCTGCGAATCGCACTCGCGAAGCATCTCGCCACCGGCGAGGAGATCGCTCCGTTGATCCTCGACGACGTCACAGTGCAGTCCGACAGCGCTCGCACCCTCGCCATCCTCGACCTCCTGAGCGAGCTGAGCACCGAACGCCAGATCGTGCTCTTCACGCAGGAGCAGGAAGTCGTCGACTGGGCGGCTGCCAACCTCCCCGCCAGCGCGGTGATCGCGCTTTGACGCCTGCGTCGGGGCCGCCGGGCAGTCGGAATGTCGGTGGGGACGACATAGGCTCAATGGCGTTGCCTCCTGGGGGAGGCCGTTCCTTGGCCGGAAGGTAGATAAGGCATGGCGCCTGCACGCAAGTTGATCGAAGTCTCGCTCCCGTTGGAGGCGATCAACCGCGAGTCCGCCCGTGAGAAGTCGATCCGCCACGGGCACCCCTCTACGCTCCACCTGTGGTGGGCGAGACGCCCTCTAGCGGCCGCTCGGGCGGTGCTCTTCGCGCAGCTCGTTGACGACCCGTCGTCCCACCCCGACCGCTTCCCGACCGAGGCCGAGCAGGTCGCCGAGCGCGAGAGGCTGCACGACATCATCCGTCGCCTGGTGGTATGGGAGAACGTGCGCGACGGGCGGCTGCTCGACGAGGCGCGGAAAGAGATCCTGGCTTCGACAAACGGCAACCCCCCGGCGATCCTCGATCCGTTCGCGGGCGGCGGCACCATTCCGCTCGAGGCGCAGCGGCTGGGGCTCGAGGCGCACGCGTCTGACCTGAACCCCGTCGCGGTGCTCATCAACAAGGCGCTCATAGAATTTCCGCCGAAGTTTCGCGATCGCAAACCCGTGTTCCCCGGACTCGCCGGGTCGCAGGTAACGCCCTGGACGGGCGCGTCGGGCCTCGCGGCCGACGTGCGTGCCTACGGGCAGTGGATGCGCGACGAAGCCGAGAAGCACATCGGACACCTCTACCCCAAGGCGACGCTGCCCGACGGGTCGGACGCGACCGTCATCGCGTGGATCTGGGCCCGCACAGTCACCTGTCCCAACCCCGCATGTGGCATCGAGATGCCCCTCGTGCGCTCGTGGTGGCTAGGTAAGAAGAAGAACAAAGAGGCCTACGTCGTTCCGACGATCTTGGCGGACGACTCGCACCCGAGCGGCAAGCGGGTTGATTTTACGATCGGGCACGGGGCGGAGAGCGCGCCCACCGCAGAGACCGATGGCACTGTGGGCCGCACAGGCGCGACCTGCATCTCGTGCTCTAGCGGAGTCGACCTCAAGTATGTTCGGGCAGAAGCGAAGGCCGATCGGATGGGTGCGACGCTGATGGCGGTCGTTGCGGAGGGCTCGCGTTCCCGTCATTACGTCGCTCCCACTGGAGAACATGTTGCGGCGGCACAACAGGCGTTGCCTCATGATGCGCCTGACCAATCGATCCCCGCTCAGGCGCCCAGTTTTCGCGTTCAGGCTTATGGAATGACGAAGTGGGCGGACCTGTTCACGAACCGGCAGCTCGTGGCGCTCACGACGTTCAGTGACCTCGCGGCGGAGGCGCGCGAACGCGTGCTCGCCGACGCGCTCGCTGCCGGACATCCCGAGGGCACCCGACTCGATGACGGGGGATCGGATGCCGCCGCCTACGCCGATGCTGTTGCCACCTACCTCGCATTTGGCATCTCCAAGGCAACCGACTATCACAACGCACTTTGTGGTTGGCGCTCCGACGTCAAGAACGAAGGAATCGGGCACCTCTTTGCGCGCCAGGCGATCCCGATGGTTTGGGACTACTGCGAGGCCAACCCGCTCTCCGCTTCGTCGGGCAACATGCTTGACCAGTACACATGGATCGGAAAGGTTCTGGATCTCTTGCCGGCAGCGACCAAGGCGGTCTCCAGCCAGGCTGACGCCTCAGTGAGATCGTTCGCCTCCGCAGTTGTATCCACCGACCCGCCGTACTACGACAACATCGGCTATTCCGATCTCTCCGACTTCTTCTACATCTGGCTGCGACGTTCTCTGCGTGGCATCCTGCCCTCGCTCTTCGGCACCGTGCTCGTGCCGAAGGCTGAGGAGCTGGTCGCGAACCCGTATCGTCACAATGGCAAGAACGGGGCCAAGGAGTTCTTCGAAGACGGCTTCCGCGACGTGTTCAAGCGGGCACGGGAGTCCGCGAGCGAGGAGTACCCGATCACGGTCTACTACGCGTTCAAGCAATCGGACACAGACGATGATGGCCAGGCGTCCTCCGGTTGGGAGACGCTCCTCGACGGCATGGTGCGCAACGGTTGGATGATCACGTCCACATGGCCAATGCGAAGCGAATTGAGCAATCGGATGATTGCGAGCGGTACCAACGCGCTCGCGTCTTCCATCGTCCTTTCGCTCCGCCCGAGACCCGAGGACGCGCCGATCACCGATCGGCGCGGGTACATCGCCGCGCTCAAGCGAGAGTTGGGCGATGCCTTGCGCGATCTACAGTCCGGCGGAATCGCGCCGGTCGATCTGCGGCAAGCGACGATCGGTCCTGGCATGACCGTGTTCTCGCGGTACACACAGGTGGTAGAGGCCGATGGGTCGCCAATGACCGTGCGGTCGGCGCTCGCCCGCATCAACGAGATTCTCGACGAGGTACTCGACGAGCAGGAGGGGGACTTTGACCCGACGACACGGTTCGCGATCGCTTGGTACCGCTTGAACAGCTACCGCTCGGGGCCGTTCGGCGACGCCGATGACATCGCGCGAGGGCGCAACACTGCGGTCGCAACAATGCAGCGCCACGGCATCCTGTCGTCTCGCGCTGGCAGAGTGCAGCTCTATAAGCCCGCCAACCTGGACGCGAAGTATGACGTGCTCGCGGACGAGTCGACGAGCACATGGGAAGCGCTCCACCACGCGGTACGGCTGCTCGAGTCAGGAGGGATTATCTCTGCGGGGGTCTTCCTACGCAGCGCCTCGCAGCGTGCCGACGGTGCGGTAGACCTCGATCTCGTGAAGGATCTCGCCTATCTGCTGTTCGAAGTGGCCGAGAAGAACGGCTGGACCAAAGACGCGATCAGCTTCAATGCGCTCGCGACGTCATGGCCGGAGCTCATGGGCGCCGCCCGCGCCGCGACCGGAGAAGCCTTCGTGACATCCACCCTCGACTTCGGAGAGGACGCCTAATGGCGACATCCAATCGTGACCGCATCGGCCGCATGTTCGAGATCATGTCACCGGCGCTCGACGACTTCATCACCAGGACCGTGGAACCGGTCATCGGCGACACGGACTGGACGGAGCTCGTCCGCCTCGTCGATACAAGCAAGGGGGCGTCATCGGCCAAGAAGTACGATCGCAGCGATCCGCAGGTGCAACTCCGCTTCATCACCGAGAACATCGCCGGTCGCGCGAAGTCGGGGTGGTTTCCTTTCGATGGCGTCCTCTCGCACCAGCACAAGGCGTACGCGAGCGAATTGCGGTCGACTCGCGACGAGTGGGCGCATCTCAAGCCGTTCGACGATGACACCGCCTATCGCAGCCTCGATACCGCGCGTCTGCTCATGGCGGCGATCGGATCGGCATCTGCGGCAGATGAGATCGACGGCGTCCGCCTGGATCTTCGCCGGCTAACTGCTGACAAACAAGACAAGAAGTCGCTCAAGAACTCAGTGGTCGTTCCTGATGTCGCGGGCCTTGCGCCTTGGCGCAGCGTACTCAAGCCGGTTGACGAAGTGGCGACGGGCAACTTCCAGTCGTCCGAGTTCGCCGCCGACCTCTACAAGGTTGCCCGTTCTGACGCGTCATTGAGCAGCGAGTACTCCGATCCTCGCGACTTCTTCGCCCGCACCTACCTCACCGAGGGTCTGCGCGACCTGATCTCGCGCGGAGTGAAACGCCTGTCGGGCGACACCAACGCATCGCCGGTGATCAACCTGCAGACGAACTTCGGCGGCGGCAAGACCCACTCGATGCTCGCTCTATGGCACCTCGCGGGCGGGCTGCCCCTTGGATCGTTCCCGCAGGAGGCCCAAGAGCTGCTGTCCGCGTCGGGCTATCCCGAAGCCGGCTTCGCGCTGCCTCGGGTCGCGCTCGTCGGCAACCACATCGCTCCGCAAGGCGAACAGAAAGTCGGCGGGCCGCGTGTCCAGACGATCTGGGGCGAGCTTGCCTGGCAACTTGGCGGGCAGGACGCGTTCGACCTCGTCGCCGAGCATGATGCGGCCGGTACGAACCCAGGAGCCGCGCTCCACACACTGCTGGCGAAGTACTCACCGGCCGTCATCCTGGTCGATGAGTGGGTCGCCTACGCGCGCCAGCTCTACGGCCGTGAGGACCTCGCCGGCGGCACGTTCGACACGCAATTCACATTCGCGCAGTCACTCACCGAGGCCGCCAAATCGACGCCCGGGGTGCTTCTCGCGATCTCCATCCCGGCTTCCCACGATGGCGACGACAGCGCCGGCACCATCGCCGGCGCAGCAGAAGAAGTCGGCGGCAGCAACGGCGTGGAGGCGCTCAAGCGCCTCCAGAACGTAGTTCGTCGTGTGGCGGATCAATGGCGCCCGGCCACGGGTGATGAGGCGTACCGCATCGTCAAGCAGCGTCTCTTCGAACCTGAGGACGCCACCGCGATCGCACAGATCAACGTGACCGCGAAACAGTTCGTTGACTTCTACGCGAAGAACGCAAGCGACTTCCCCAAGGAGGCCCGCGACCCCGCGTATGGCGAGCGGATCCGCCGCTCGTACCCCCTGCATCCTGAATTGTTCGATCGCTTGTACGAGGACTGGTCATCGCTCGAGCGCTTCCAGCGCACCCGCGGCGTCCTCCGCCTCATGAACGCGGTGATCCATGCGCTGTGGGTCGGCGAAGACCAGGGACCGCTCATCCTTCCCGGATCGATCCCCCTTGCTGACGCGCAGGTCAACCCCGAGCTCACACAGTACCTGCAGGACTCGTGGAAAGCCGTCATCGACGCGGACGTGGACGGTCCTAACTCGGAGCCGGCCAAGCTCGATGGAGAAAAGACTCTGTTCGGTCAGCGTTCGATCACGAAGCGTCTCGCGCGCACGGTGTTCTTCGGCGCGGCGCCGACCATCGGTACTGCGCAAAAGGGAATTGATACGCAGCGCGTGTTCCTCGGCACCGCCGTGCCCGGCGACGTTGTGGGCAACTTCCACTCGGCGCTCGCGCAGCTCGGTGACCGTGCGACCTACTTCTATGCCGGCGCCGGCAAGTACTGGTACGACACACAGGCGAACATCACTCGCCGGGCGAAGGATGCCGCGGACGCACTCCACCCCGAGGATGTCTGGCTCGAGATCTCTCGGCGCCTTAGGCAGAGCGAGGAGCGCAAGCCAGGCGAGTTCGCAGCGGTGCACGTCGCTCCAGGTGACACGGGCGACATCCCCGATACCGAGCAGGCCCGCCTCGTTGTGATTCATCCGCGACACGCGCACAAGCGGGGTTCGAAGGATTCCGCGGCCAGGGTCTTCGCGCAACAGGCCACCGAACGTCGCGGCACTGCCAACCGCACAAACCGCAACATGGTCGTGTTCGTGGCACCCGATGCCGACCGGCTCGCCGAACTTGAGGCATCCGTTCGCCAATACCTGGCGTGGAACAAGATCGTGACCGAAGCGAACGACCTCAACCTCACGCCGCAGCAGCTGCAGCAGGCCGCCGGGCGACGCGACCAAGAGAGCGGGACCGTCGACGGGCGGCTCGCGCAGACATACGTGTGGATTCTCAATCCCGCCAACCCGGTGACCGACGGCGCATTCGAGATCGAGGAGATCAAGGCGGACGGTCAGGCCGCGTCACTCGCGGACCGGGCCGCGAAGAAGCTCGGCAGCATGGGGCTGTACGGCACCCAACACGCTGCCGGAGTGGTGCGCCATGCACTCGACGCGAAGGTGCCGGGAGTCTGGAAGTCCGGGCACGTCAGCGTGGGCGACGTGTGGTCGCTGTATGCGCAGTACCCGTACATGCCCCGGCTACGCGACCGGGAGGTGTTCATTGATTCTCTGCACAACATGCCGATGCTCTGGGAAAAGGAGGGCTTCGCCCTGGCGACTTCGTGGAACACGAGCGAGGAGCGGTATGTCGGGCTGCATCTTCCAGGAGACGCCGGATCGGTCGTGATCAACGACACGACCCTGCTCGTGAAGCCGCAGATCGCGATCGATGCGCGACGAAGCGAGGTCGTTGTTCCACCGGACCTGCCGCCGGGTCCGGGACCTGGGCCTGGGCCTGATCCGGTCATCGTTGATCCGCCGATCGTCGTGCCCGAAAAGAAGACGACCCGCTATGTCGGCAGTGTGGAGCTGTCTTCTGAGCGGTACGCGAACGACTTCGCGAAGATCGCGAACGAAGTGATCGCGAACCTTGCGAGCGTGCCGGGCGGGCGGCTTCGCTTGGCCCTCTCGATCGACGCCTCAGCGGCGGAGGGATTCACCGAGCAGCAGATTCGAACGATTCGCGAGAACGCGTCGACTCTAAAGTTCACGACGAACGAGTTCGAAAAGGACTGAGGCAGCCGTGGCAAGCGACAAGCAGGTCGTCCGCGCGATCAACTCAGGCTCGATCTCATCCGAGGATCTCGTCAGCCGTGACGGGTGGAGCTACATCTGCAAGGTGCGCGGACGAAACTTCAGCAAGGTCGACGAAGAAGCGTGGCAGCGTGTGCCCGCCGCGGTTACCTCTTGAGCAGACGTAATCCACGCGGGTTCTGACCCGCGGACCAAGGAGGATTCCCTATGAAAGTCAGTGATCTGCTCCACCAGGTGGACTCGGGCGACATCGCGCTGCCCGAGTTCCAGCGAGGATACGTCTGGAACAACGATCAGGTGCGCGGACTGTTCACCTCCCTCTACCGTGGCTATCCGGTCGGGGGTTTCATGACCTGGAACACGCCCGCTGACACCGCCAGTGCACGCGGCGGCGTGAGCACGGATGGCACGGTGAAGCTGTTGCTCGACGGGCAACAACGCGTGACGTCGCTATACGGCGTGATCCGGGGCGAAGCACCGAAATTCTTCGAGGGCAACGCCAAGGCGTTCACCGGTCTCCATTTCAATGTCGAGGACGAGTCTTTCGAGTTCTACGCACCGGTAAAGATGAAGAGCGATCCTGCCTGGATTGACGTGAGTGCCCTCTTCAAGGGCGGTCCAGGCGCGTTCTTCCCGGCAATGATGGAACTCTCCGACGGCGACGCACAACGGCAAGGCACGTACTTCAACCGCCTTCTCGCCGTTGCCAATATCGACAAGCGGGACTTCCACATAGAGGAAGTAGTCGGCCCGGGCATGACGATTGACGTCGTTGTCGACATCTTCAACCGAGTGAACTCCGGTGGCACGAAGCTCTCGAAGGGTGACCTCGCCCTCGCCAAAGTCTGCGCGTCCTGGCCAGAAGCTCGACAGGAGTTCAATGCGGTCCTTGCCACCTGGCGCGAGGCCGGGTACTGGTTCAAGCTCGACTGGCTGCTGCGCGTCGTGAACGGCGTG from Microbacterium pumilum carries:
- a CDS encoding AAA family ATPase, whose amino-acid sequence is MKFERVDASAFGALRSESLRLSPQLTVIHGANEAGKSTWFAALYAGLVGRRVSRGRGTRTQTEFRRRHKPWTGSQWRAGVVVELASGQRLQIGHDLSTGDVTIKDLTNDRLTSVPRLESQLGLSLSTDGGFDGARLLGLNRESARSTMFVAQADILAVLRNVDELQEYLQRAATSTRADTTAEQALEWVAELRSARVGSPHVGNRPLRATAAALEAARSRHADALDARHRFRALHQSVATLEADVAAVERELTEIALHIEWAAIDELGGRIGRARQWTDEAAALLAEGEPAADDLVARVTTAVEGFKSRGDEPAPPTGPDAATLQVEISNLPEMPEGPRRPEPRATESLRALNEAEAARDTLLVTAPPEPVVAEVAGASSEQLRMLADRLTAVAAPEPPGLRAQIDELRAKVDADRAAHSSRRAAYERASEQYRRTQARYEAERSEYDRALDAYSSEATAYRDERARYDEVRARNEVRQRAHENAARTAEASVSAAKRKRSAGLAILVGGAVGLVIGVVLAVIGLLPVGIAIGALGIAGGVTGVVLARRTDDQAAAIGAELEPLPSVRSEPRPPTPPSAPEPFTLAAPGDAPEAPPALATALTELDRWEESVRSITSARHESEAATSRLGLPADPQQLRALARALDDRDAATLRSAEHTRRLREASEKVATAARTLASASGAEPTEEPAAARREFARYEADCAERDGLAREAERRIDLERALTERREREEAHARAHTTWLQAAAALSEAAQHVGVAGDDALPAVESWLQEQRRRYDVRSATAAVQARLDQLLEGATIEQLEEQRTARASAAGARPAQLMLVTHSQRSGVEAKRDKVREELANIHGRIRETAKTLTSIPEAIEAEARAESAAAAVQNLDSYLALAQTHLEIAKDRAHADIAPVLASTIRPWVPRVTDGRFVDVDIDVDTLMLRAVEQSGRMKDADVLSHGTMEQLFLLLRIALAKHLATGEEIAPLILDDVTVQSDSARTLAILDLLSELSTERQIVLFTQEQEVVDWAAANLPASAVIAL
- a CDS encoding Swt1 family HEPN domain-containing protein, encoding MATSNRDRIGRMFEIMSPALDDFITRTVEPVIGDTDWTELVRLVDTSKGASSAKKYDRSDPQVQLRFITENIAGRAKSGWFPFDGVLSHQHKAYASELRSTRDEWAHLKPFDDDTAYRSLDTARLLMAAIGSASAADEIDGVRLDLRRLTADKQDKKSLKNSVVVPDVAGLAPWRSVLKPVDEVATGNFQSSEFAADLYKVARSDASLSSEYSDPRDFFARTYLTEGLRDLISRGVKRLSGDTNASPVINLQTNFGGGKTHSMLALWHLAGGLPLGSFPQEAQELLSASGYPEAGFALPRVALVGNHIAPQGEQKVGGPRVQTIWGELAWQLGGQDAFDLVAEHDAAGTNPGAALHTLLAKYSPAVILVDEWVAYARQLYGREDLAGGTFDTQFTFAQSLTEAAKSTPGVLLAISIPASHDGDDSAGTIAGAAEEVGGSNGVEALKRLQNVVRRVADQWRPATGDEAYRIVKQRLFEPEDATAIAQINVTAKQFVDFYAKNASDFPKEARDPAYGERIRRSYPLHPELFDRLYEDWSSLERFQRTRGVLRLMNAVIHALWVGEDQGPLILPGSIPLADAQVNPELTQYLQDSWKAVIDADVDGPNSEPAKLDGEKTLFGQRSITKRLARTVFFGAAPTIGTAQKGIDTQRVFLGTAVPGDVVGNFHSALAQLGDRATYFYAGAGKYWYDTQANITRRAKDAADALHPEDVWLEISRRLRQSEERKPGEFAAVHVAPGDTGDIPDTEQARLVVIHPRHAHKRGSKDSAARVFAQQATERRGTANRTNRNMVVFVAPDADRLAELEASVRQYLAWNKIVTEANDLNLTPQQLQQAAGRRDQESGTVDGRLAQTYVWILNPANPVTDGAFEIEEIKADGQAASLADRAAKKLGSMGLYGTQHAAGVVRHALDAKVPGVWKSGHVSVGDVWSLYAQYPYMPRLRDREVFIDSLHNMPMLWEKEGFALATSWNTSEERYVGLHLPGDAGSVVINDTTLLVKPQIAIDARRSEVVVPPDLPPGPGPGPGPDPVIVDPPIVVPEKKTTRYVGSVELSSERYANDFAKIANEVIANLASVPGGRLRLALSIDASAAEGFTEQQIRTIRENASTLKFTTNEFEKD
- a CDS encoding DUF1156 domain-containing protein; translated protein: MAPARKLIEVSLPLEAINRESAREKSIRHGHPSTLHLWWARRPLAAARAVLFAQLVDDPSSHPDRFPTEAEQVAERERLHDIIRRLVVWENVRDGRLLDEARKEILASTNGNPPAILDPFAGGGTIPLEAQRLGLEAHASDLNPVAVLINKALIEFPPKFRDRKPVFPGLAGSQVTPWTGASGLAADVRAYGQWMRDEAEKHIGHLYPKATLPDGSDATVIAWIWARTVTCPNPACGIEMPLVRSWWLGKKKNKEAYVVPTILADDSHPSGKRVDFTIGHGAESAPTAETDGTVGRTGATCISCSSGVDLKYVRAEAKADRMGATLMAVVAEGSRSRHYVAPTGEHVAAAQQALPHDAPDQSIPAQAPSFRVQAYGMTKWADLFTNRQLVALTTFSDLAAEARERVLADALAAGHPEGTRLDDGGSDAAAYADAVATYLAFGISKATDYHNALCGWRSDVKNEGIGHLFARQAIPMVWDYCEANPLSASSGNMLDQYTWIGKVLDLLPAATKAVSSQADASVRSFASAVVSTDPPYYDNIGYSDLSDFFYIWLRRSLRGILPSLFGTVLVPKAEELVANPYRHNGKNGAKEFFEDGFRDVFKRARESASEEYPITVYYAFKQSDTDDDGQASSGWETLLDGMVRNGWMITSTWPMRSELSNRMIASGTNALASSIVLSLRPRPEDAPITDRRGYIAALKRELGDALRDLQSGGIAPVDLRQATIGPGMTVFSRYTQVVEADGSPMTVRSALARINEILDEVLDEQEGDFDPTTRFAIAWYRLNSYRSGPFGDADDIARGRNTAVATMQRHGILSSRAGRVQLYKPANLDAKYDVLADESTSTWEALHHAVRLLESGGIISAGVFLRSASQRADGAVDLDLVKDLAYLLFEVAEKNGWTKDAISFNALATSWPELMGAARAATGEAFVTSTLDFGEDA